From a region of the Actinopolymorpha singaporensis genome:
- a CDS encoding carboxymuconolactone decarboxylase family protein, producing the protein MTEPRLNLFENEIGARFAKRFANAGMVVMQSSLPHATQELVSLRASQINGCGWCIDMHTKEAAAAGETAVRLHLVAAWRESTVFSEAERAALAFAEEGTRLADAYQGVSDDTWAQVRKHYDDDQIAALVCLVALINAANRMAVIVHQQGGSYEPGMFTAAMS; encoded by the coding sequence GTGACGGAACCCCGGCTCAACCTGTTCGAGAACGAGATCGGCGCGAGGTTCGCCAAGCGGTTCGCGAACGCCGGCATGGTGGTCATGCAGTCCTCGTTGCCGCACGCCACCCAGGAGCTCGTGTCGTTGCGGGCCAGCCAGATCAACGGTTGCGGCTGGTGCATCGACATGCACACCAAGGAGGCGGCCGCCGCCGGTGAGACCGCGGTACGGCTCCACCTGGTGGCCGCGTGGCGGGAGTCCACGGTGTTCAGCGAGGCCGAGCGGGCCGCTCTGGCGTTCGCCGAGGAGGGCACGCGGCTCGCCGACGCCTACCAGGGCGTGTCCGACGACACCTGGGCCCAGGTGCGCAAGCACTACGACGACGACCAGATCGCCGCGCTGGTCTGCCTCGTCGCCCTGATCAACGCCGCCAACCGGATGGCCGTGATCGTGCACCAGCAGGGTGGTTCGTACGAACCAGGGATGTTCACCGCCGCGATGAGCTGA
- a CDS encoding GNAT family N-acetyltransferase, which yields MVDNPGFHRALDKHIRQSAALVAADSGPNLLGGLLFGATPPTYHIHWLVVSEQARGMGVGRALMSDATRRFVHGPGSIEVVTFGSDHPGAVASGARVFYESLGFTPAEAADPGPEGGSRQVYRRAST from the coding sequence ATGGTCGACAACCCCGGTTTTCACAGAGCCCTGGACAAGCACATTCGTCAGTCCGCCGCGCTCGTCGCCGCCGATTCGGGGCCCAATCTTCTCGGCGGCCTGCTCTTTGGTGCGACGCCACCGACCTACCACATCCACTGGCTCGTCGTCTCCGAACAGGCGCGCGGGATGGGCGTCGGTCGTGCGCTGATGTCGGACGCTACACGTAGGTTCGTGCATGGTCCGGGCAGCATCGAGGTGGTCACCTTTGGATCCGATCACCCGGGCGCCGTTGCCAGTGGCGCACGCGTCTTCTACGAATCCCTCGGTTTCACACCGGCCGAGGCCGCCGACCCCGGCCCGGAAGGTGGTTCCCGGCAGGTCTATCGCCGGGCCAGCACCTGA
- a CDS encoding RNA polymerase sigma factor — MTTGGVQEAITRAHREEWARVVASLTRRFGDLDIAEEAAAEAFATAVERWPVDGVPPNPGAWLTTTANRKAIDRIRRENKRDDKQREARMLSDDDPPEPLGAIDDERLRLVFTCCHPALAMEARVALTLRMVGGLTVPEIARAFLVQEAAMGQRITRAKAKIKAARIPYRVPSAEDLPARVSGVLAVLFLVFNEGYLATGPDSDPVRHDLTAEAIRLTRLIRVLLPDDGEVAGLLALMLLTEARRTARVSASGELVSLAEQDRGAWDAALIAEGHRLVRERLAAAAAGVAPGRYQILAAINAVHTYARDARDTDWSQVVALYDQLVRIDRSPIVALNRAIAVAELDGPEVALAAVDRLADRLAGYHAYHATRADLLRRLGRGRDSRGAYDRAIELAGNSAEIAYLKRRRDQLG, encoded by the coding sequence GTGACCACGGGCGGCGTACAGGAGGCGATCACCCGGGCCCATCGCGAGGAATGGGCACGGGTGGTCGCCTCTCTCACCAGGCGTTTCGGTGACCTCGACATCGCCGAGGAGGCGGCTGCCGAGGCGTTCGCGACGGCCGTCGAGCGGTGGCCGGTCGACGGCGTACCCCCCAATCCCGGTGCCTGGCTGACCACCACCGCCAACCGCAAGGCCATCGACCGGATCCGGCGTGAGAACAAGCGCGACGACAAGCAGAGGGAGGCTCGGATGCTGTCCGACGACGACCCGCCCGAGCCTCTGGGCGCCATCGACGACGAGCGTCTTCGGCTGGTCTTCACCTGCTGTCACCCGGCGCTGGCGATGGAGGCCCGGGTGGCGCTGACGCTGCGCATGGTCGGCGGGCTGACGGTGCCCGAGATCGCCCGGGCCTTCCTGGTGCAGGAGGCCGCCATGGGGCAGCGGATCACCCGGGCGAAGGCGAAGATCAAGGCTGCCCGCATCCCCTACCGCGTGCCGTCCGCGGAGGACCTTCCGGCTCGCGTGTCCGGCGTACTCGCCGTCCTCTTCCTGGTCTTCAACGAGGGCTACCTGGCGACCGGCCCGGACTCCGATCCGGTACGCCACGACCTGACCGCCGAGGCGATCCGGCTCACCCGCCTGATCCGGGTCCTCCTGCCCGACGACGGTGAGGTGGCCGGCCTGCTGGCGCTGATGCTCCTCACCGAGGCCCGCCGCACCGCCCGGGTCTCGGCGAGCGGTGAACTGGTCTCCCTCGCCGAGCAGGACCGTGGAGCCTGGGACGCCGCGCTCATCGCCGAGGGGCATCGGCTGGTACGCGAGCGCCTGGCCGCCGCGGCCGCCGGGGTGGCCCCGGGTCGCTACCAGATCCTGGCGGCGATCAACGCGGTGCACACCTACGCCAGGGACGCGCGGGACACCGACTGGTCCCAGGTCGTCGCTCTCTACGACCAGCTGGTCCGGATCGACCGGTCCCCGATCGTCGCGCTCAACCGGGCCATCGCGGTCGCCGAGCTCGACGGTCCGGAGGTGGCGCTGGCGGCCGTCGACCGGCTCGCGGACAGGCTGGCCGGCTACCACGCCTACCACGCGACCCGCGCGGACCTGCTGCGCCGGCTGGGCCGCGGCCGGGACTCGCGGGGGGCGTACGACAGGGCCATCGAACTGGCGGGCAACAGCGCCGAGATCGCGTACCTGAAGCGCCGCCGCGACCAACTCGGATAG
- a CDS encoding YciI family protein produces MQYLVSVIDDTAGLATSDEMAAIDEFNDGLRAEGHWVFAGGLASPSAATVIDNRGEEALVTDGPFLEAKEHLAGFWIMEAPDLDVALKLAAAGSKACNRKVEVRPFL; encoded by the coding sequence ATGCAGTACCTCGTTTCCGTGATCGACGACACCGCCGGCCTTGCCACCTCCGACGAGATGGCCGCCATCGACGAGTTCAACGACGGTCTCCGCGCCGAGGGCCACTGGGTCTTCGCCGGTGGCCTCGCGTCCCCCAGCGCCGCCACCGTCATCGACAACCGCGGCGAGGAGGCGCTGGTCACCGACGGCCCGTTTCTGGAGGCCAAGGAGCACCTCGCCGGCTTCTGGATCATGGAGGCCCCGGACCTCGACGTGGCGCTCAAGCTCGCCGCCGCGGGCTCGAAGGCGTGCAACCGGAAGGTCGAGGTGCGGCCGTTCCTGTGA
- a CDS encoding tyrosine-type recombinase/integrase → MSEPKSVSTVTVHDAVLEYLEVLERRVMRSQLSPATLHAYRRDLIDFTTLLGPDTVLDSIEADQLEVALTAIARAPDRRYTKGLKIAEDGSTPPGRGQHLLARWFAAVRGLFRWATDKGYVQVDPTTRVAAPRTPRRAAGSRLGLRVDEALVLRASPSRRAQEPLRADQKLSVRDEAILRLLVESGPRVSELCGANRSDIRLHEETRTPVLHVRGKGGKTRDLPLSPATFRTIERYLAEERPPPPQPTSLDRAERIRVEDAASALFVSVRGKRLCPRDLQRMVERYTKGYLGRRATPHALRHTALTVLARAGVDIATVAQIAGHSSLATTSVYMDESMSAAAEAIDSSPLAAD, encoded by the coding sequence ATGAGTGAGCCGAAATCGGTGTCGACAGTGACCGTGCACGATGCCGTGCTGGAGTATCTCGAGGTGCTCGAGCGGCGCGTCATGCGTTCCCAGCTCAGCCCCGCCACTCTGCACGCCTACCGCCGTGACCTCATCGACTTCACCACTCTCCTGGGCCCCGACACGGTGCTCGACTCCATCGAGGCCGACCAACTGGAAGTCGCGTTGACGGCCATCGCCAGGGCGCCCGATCGCCGTTACACGAAGGGCCTGAAGATCGCCGAGGACGGCTCCACTCCCCCAGGTCGCGGCCAGCACCTGCTGGCGCGCTGGTTCGCCGCCGTACGCGGGCTGTTTCGCTGGGCCACCGACAAGGGTTACGTCCAGGTCGATCCCACCACCCGGGTGGCCGCGCCGCGTACGCCGCGGAGGGCTGCCGGTTCCCGGCTCGGGCTTCGGGTCGACGAGGCGCTGGTGCTGCGGGCTTCGCCGAGCCGACGGGCACAGGAACCCCTGCGCGCCGACCAGAAGCTGTCCGTCCGCGACGAGGCGATCCTGCGGCTCCTGGTCGAGTCGGGCCCACGGGTGTCGGAGCTGTGCGGCGCCAACCGCAGCGACATCCGGTTGCACGAGGAAACCCGCACGCCGGTTCTGCACGTACGCGGAAAGGGCGGCAAGACTCGCGACCTGCCGCTGTCGCCGGCGACCTTCAGGACCATCGAGAGGTACCTCGCCGAGGAGCGTCCGCCGCCCCCGCAGCCGACGTCCCTGGACCGCGCGGAGCGCATCAGGGTCGAGGACGCGGCCAGCGCGTTGTTCGTCTCCGTACGCGGGAAGCGGCTCTGTCCACGTGATCTCCAGCGGATGGTCGAGCGCTACACCAAGGGGTACCTCGGCCGCCGGGCGACACCGCACGCTCTTCGGCACACCGCGCTGACCGTGCTGGCCCGGGCCGGGGTGGACATCGCGACGGTCGCCCAGATCGCCGGCCACTCCAGTCTGGCCACGACGTCTGTCTACATGGACGAATCGATGAGTGCCGCTGCCGAGGCCATCGACAGCTCGCCCCTCGCCGCCGACTGA
- a CDS encoding glyoxalase: protein MAAIRSIIIEAPDPDAANAFYDKAFGLGDTIRTRAGDAPTAGFRGCALSLVVSQPGTVDSLIGTAVEAGATTLKPATKSFWGYGGVVQAPDGTIWKVATSAKKDTGPVTRDVDDIVLLLGVGDVKASKEFYVNHGLTVSRSFGRKYVEFDGSSSSVKLALYGRKAAAKDVGVDPDGSGSHRIVIGTDAGPFTDPDGFAWDTAA from the coding sequence ATGGCAGCCATCAGGTCGATCATCATCGAGGCACCCGACCCCGACGCGGCGAACGCCTTCTACGACAAGGCTTTCGGGCTGGGCGACACGATCCGCACTCGCGCCGGCGACGCTCCGACGGCCGGCTTCCGCGGGTGCGCGCTGTCGCTGGTGGTGTCCCAACCGGGCACCGTCGACAGCCTGATCGGCACCGCCGTGGAGGCGGGCGCCACGACGCTCAAGCCCGCCACGAAGAGCTTCTGGGGTTACGGGGGAGTCGTCCAGGCGCCGGACGGCACGATCTGGAAGGTCGCGACCTCGGCGAAGAAGGACACCGGCCCGGTCACCAGAGACGTCGACGACATCGTGTTGCTGCTCGGCGTGGGAGACGTCAAGGCCAGCAAGGAATTCTATGTCAACCACGGTTTGACAGTGAGCCGGAGCTTCGGCAGGAAGTACGTCGAGTTCGACGGCTCCTCCTCGTCGGTCAAGCTGGCGCTCTACGGGCGTAAGGCCGCGGCCAAGGACGTCGGCGTGGATCCGGACGGCTCCGGCTCGCACCGTATCGTCATCGGCACCGACGCGGGGCCGTTCACCGACCCCGACGGGTTCGCCTGGGACACGGCGGCCTGA
- a CDS encoding VOC family protein, which yields MDITIHTSVLPHEDPEASLAFYRDRLGFEVRQDVGQGTMRWITVGPPGQPETSILLAPPFADPGITEDERRTVSEMMAKGTYGWILLATKDLDGTFEKIQSGDVEVVQEPTDQPYGVRDCAFRDPAGNMVRIQEVR from the coding sequence ATGGACATCACCATTCACACCAGCGTCCTCCCGCACGAGGACCCGGAGGCCTCCCTGGCCTTCTACCGCGACCGGCTCGGCTTCGAGGTCCGCCAGGACGTCGGACAGGGCACCATGCGCTGGATCACCGTCGGCCCGCCCGGTCAGCCCGAGACCTCGATCCTGCTGGCGCCGCCGTTCGCCGACCCGGGCATCACCGAGGACGAGCGCCGCACCGTCTCGGAGATGATGGCCAAGGGCACCTACGGCTGGATCCTGCTGGCAACCAAGGATCTCGACGGCACGTTCGAGAAGATCCAGTCGGGCGACGTGGAGGTCGTCCAGGAGCCGACCGACCAGCCGTACGGCGTACGCGACTGCGCCTTCCGGGACCCCGCGGGCAACATGGTCCGCATCCAGGAGGTTCGCTGA
- a CDS encoding helix-turn-helix transcriptional regulator — protein MSNTPSEQRLRDLALLRRVRDRIDREYAQPLDVEALARGVHMSAGHLSRQFRQAYGESPYGYLMTRRIERAMALLRRGDLSVTEVCFAVGCASLGTFSTRFAELVGMPPSVYKRAAAQGSAQLPACVAKQVTRPIRNQEARLVEP, from the coding sequence GTGAGCAACACCCCGTCCGAGCAGCGCCTGCGCGACCTCGCCCTGCTCCGCCGCGTCCGCGACCGGATCGACCGCGAGTACGCCCAGCCACTGGACGTCGAGGCGCTCGCCCGTGGCGTGCACATGTCCGCCGGACACCTGAGCCGGCAGTTCCGGCAGGCCTACGGAGAGTCGCCGTACGGCTATCTGATGACCCGGCGCATCGAGCGGGCGATGGCACTCCTGCGGCGCGGTGATCTCAGCGTCACCGAGGTGTGCTTCGCGGTCGGCTGCGCGTCGCTGGGCACCTTCAGTACCCGATTCGCAGAACTTGTCGGTATGCCGCCCAGCGTCTACAAACGCGCGGCGGCACAGGGGAGTGCGCAGCTGCCGGCGTGTGTCGCAAAACAGGTGACCAGACCGATCAGGAATCAAGAAGCACGGCTGGTGGAGCCGTAG
- a CDS encoding GNAT family N-acetyltransferase, which yields MTSTVRTDDTTGDPTGDLRRDLGDGLVLRWSTPADTDAIADLAGAVFRDNDDGPPNAFLMNMVRRHMRGDHPLLGPHDYIVVEDTRADRKRFVACACYQHEEWTYDGVSLPVGRPEIVAADPDYRRRGLVRTLFGAIHDRCEHDGKLVQSITGIPNFYRQFGYEYAVDLGGSVTVPVSLLPKAKDGEAEPYRLRKATREDVPALIACYEQSQRGSLVVSRLDERFWTYNIDAENEPDAMLGFVRVRIVESGTGEFCGLVVAQGSGTHFRVALMEFTPGTNLARIRPSLVRALVNLSADKLTPDDEPITRLVFELGRDHPFYQVIPHEYEPRQQPPYAWYVRVPDLPAVLRRIAPVLERRLAESSVAGYDGDLLLDFYRTAVRLTFTDGRLGDVRDQGPAGRHDRTPRAGFPPLVFLRSLFGHASLDELRTAYPDVGTGGEAGPLVNALFPKRPSRLFAP from the coding sequence ATGACTTCGACCGTACGAACCGACGACACCACCGGCGACCCCACCGGCGACCTCCGCCGCGACCTGGGTGACGGCCTGGTGCTGCGCTGGTCGACACCCGCGGACACAGACGCGATCGCGGACCTCGCCGGCGCGGTGTTCCGCGACAACGACGACGGCCCGCCCAACGCGTTCCTGATGAACATGGTGCGCCGCCACATGCGCGGCGACCATCCCCTGCTCGGGCCCCACGACTACATCGTGGTCGAGGACACCCGCGCCGACCGGAAGAGGTTCGTCGCCTGTGCGTGTTACCAGCACGAGGAATGGACCTACGACGGCGTTTCGCTCCCGGTGGGCCGACCGGAAATCGTCGCCGCGGACCCGGATTACCGTCGGCGAGGACTTGTCCGAACGCTTTTCGGCGCCATCCACGACCGGTGCGAACACGACGGCAAACTCGTCCAGTCGATCACCGGGATTCCCAACTTCTACCGGCAGTTCGGTTACGAGTACGCCGTCGATCTCGGCGGCAGCGTCACCGTCCCGGTCTCGCTGCTGCCGAAGGCGAAGGACGGCGAGGCCGAGCCGTACCGGCTGCGGAAGGCAACCAGGGAAGACGTTCCCGCGCTGATCGCCTGTTACGAGCAGAGCCAGCGGGGGAGTCTGGTGGTCTCCCGGCTGGATGAACGCTTCTGGACGTACAACATCGACGCGGAGAACGAACCCGACGCCATGCTGGGCTTTGTCCGCGTACGGATTGTCGAGTCCGGCACGGGAGAGTTCTGCGGGCTGGTGGTGGCGCAGGGGAGCGGCACGCATTTCCGGGTCGCCCTGATGGAATTCACCCCCGGCACCAACCTGGCCCGAATTCGGCCCTCACTTGTGCGGGCGCTGGTGAACCTCTCCGCGGACAAGCTCACACCGGACGACGAGCCGATCACCAGACTCGTCTTCGAACTCGGCCGCGACCATCCGTTCTACCAGGTGATCCCGCACGAGTACGAACCCCGGCAGCAGCCGCCGTACGCGTGGTACGTCCGGGTGCCGGACCTGCCCGCTGTGCTGCGCCGGATCGCCCCCGTTCTCGAACGCCGGCTGGCGGAATCGTCAGTGGCCGGCTACGACGGCGACCTGCTGCTCGACTTCTACCGCACCGCCGTACGACTGACCTTCACCGACGGCCGGCTCGGCGACGTACGCGACCAGGGCCCGGCAGGCCGGCACGACCGGACTCCGCGGGCCGGCTTCCCGCCGCTGGTGTTCCTGCGGTCGCTGTTCGGGCACGCGTCGCTGGACGAGCTCCGTACCGCCTACCCAGACGTCGGCACCGGCGGTGAGGCCGGGCCGTTGGTGAACGCGTTGTTCCCCAAGCGGCCGTCCCGGCTCTTCGCCCCCTGA
- a CDS encoding NUDIX hydrolase: MPGSRIRSAVRLLVVDPLDRLLLFHAHPGPGPGDGFWFCPGGGVEAGESALEAAARELREETGLEVDPDRIRGPVWTRRHVVPVGGTEDPRAAVVERGEGTGSDGDLLDQREQFFVYRAPNTPAIHAIGDPWSARDGHQAYRWWSRGDLEAGPADAAVFAPRRLPELFPEILAGRWEDPPRDVGV; encoded by the coding sequence GTGCCCGGATCCCGCATACGTTCTGCCGTGCGCCTGCTGGTCGTCGACCCGCTGGACCGGCTCCTCCTCTTCCACGCACACCCCGGACCCGGTCCAGGGGACGGGTTCTGGTTCTGTCCCGGGGGAGGCGTCGAGGCGGGGGAGTCGGCGCTGGAGGCGGCTGCCCGCGAACTGCGGGAGGAGACCGGTCTCGAGGTCGACCCCGACCGCATCCGGGGTCCGGTGTGGACCCGCCGGCACGTCGTCCCTGTCGGCGGCACGGAGGACCCGCGTGCGGCCGTCGTCGAGCGCGGCGAGGGAACTGGGAGCGACGGGGACCTGCTGGACCAACGCGAGCAGTTCTTCGTCTACCGCGCGCCCAACACTCCGGCGATCCACGCCATCGGAGACCCGTGGTCGGCGCGTGACGGCCACCAGGCCTACCGGTGGTGGAGCCGGGGCGACCTGGAGGCCGGTCCCGCCGACGCGGCCGTGTTCGCGCCCCGCCGGCTGCCCGAGCTGTTCCCGGAAATCCTCGCCGGCCGCTGGGAGGACCCGCCCCGCGACGTGGGCGTCTGA
- a CDS encoding thiolase family protein, with protein sequence MTNPVFVLDAVRTPIGRYAGGLADVRPDDLAAHVVGELVHRNPGLDPARVDDVVFGAANGAGEDNRNVARMAVLLAGLPSSVPGVTVNRLCGSGMEAVMAASRTIATGEASLCVAGGVESMSRAPWVMPKPERGFPRESQTLHSTTLGWRMVNPAMPPEWTVSLGEATEALAGEYGISRAAQDAFAVGSHRRAAAAWAAGEFAEEVVAVPGCDLDRDESVRPDTSVEALAALRPAFRPDGSVTAGNSSPLNDGAAALLLGDRDAARSIGVEPLARVVSRGVAAVEPQLFGIGPVRAAEQALARAGLGWADLDVVELNEAFAAQVLACLAHWPDLDPEIVNPRGGAVALGHPLGASGARIVASLAWQLRRRGGGRGLAALCIGVGQGLAVVLEA encoded by the coding sequence GTGACCAACCCGGTGTTCGTGCTCGACGCCGTGCGTACGCCGATCGGCCGGTACGCCGGAGGGCTGGCCGACGTACGCCCGGACGACCTCGCCGCCCACGTCGTCGGCGAACTCGTCCACCGCAACCCTGGACTGGACCCGGCACGCGTCGACGACGTGGTGTTCGGTGCCGCCAACGGCGCGGGCGAGGACAACCGCAACGTCGCCCGGATGGCTGTGCTGCTGGCGGGGCTGCCGAGTTCGGTGCCCGGCGTCACCGTCAACCGGCTGTGCGGCTCGGGGATGGAGGCGGTGATGGCGGCCAGCCGCACCATCGCCACCGGTGAGGCGTCCCTGTGCGTCGCGGGCGGGGTGGAGTCGATGAGCCGCGCGCCGTGGGTGATGCCCAAGCCCGAGCGGGGTTTCCCGCGTGAGTCGCAGACGCTGCACTCGACGACGCTGGGCTGGCGCATGGTCAACCCGGCGATGCCGCCCGAGTGGACCGTGTCGCTGGGTGAGGCCACCGAGGCGCTGGCGGGCGAGTACGGCATCTCGCGGGCGGCGCAGGACGCGTTCGCCGTAGGAAGTCACCGGCGGGCCGCCGCCGCGTGGGCGGCCGGGGAGTTCGCCGAGGAGGTGGTGGCCGTGCCCGGCTGTGACCTGGACCGCGACGAGAGCGTCCGTCCGGACACCTCGGTGGAGGCCCTCGCCGCGCTGCGGCCGGCGTTCCGCCCGGACGGGTCGGTCACGGCGGGCAACTCCTCTCCCCTGAACGACGGGGCGGCGGCGCTCTTGCTCGGCGACCGGGACGCGGCCCGCTCGATCGGGGTGGAACCGCTGGCCCGGGTGGTGTCCCGGGGCGTCGCCGCGGTCGAGCCGCAGTTGTTCGGTATCGGCCCGGTGCGCGCCGCCGAACAGGCGCTGGCCCGGGCCGGACTCGGCTGGGCCGACCTGGACGTGGTGGAGCTGAACGAGGCGTTCGCCGCCCAGGTGCTGGCGTGCCTGGCGCATTGGCCCGATCTCGACCCCGAGATCGTCAACCCGCGCGGCGGTGCCGTCGCCCTCGGGCACCCGCTCGGGGCCTCGGGTGCGCGGATCGTCGCCTCGCTGGCCTGGCAGTTGCGCCGTCGCGGCGGCGGGCGCGGCCTCGCCGCCCTGTGCATCGGGGTCGGGCAGGGACTCGCGGTCGTCCTCGAGGCCTGA
- a CDS encoding PadR family transcriptional regulator: MKKRKVNNLLALAVLSYLTQRPMHPYELSRSLRDNGDDRSIKFTHASLYMVVGQLARAGFVTEHETTREGGRPERTVYALTDAGREELHDWMRELVGEPSHEYPQFVAALSLIAALPPQEVLDLLDHRLARLAEQRAEIRELVDRAVAGGVHPLFLVEEEYRLALLDAEAEFVRDFVRRITDPEAGWGPLWATFHDRTGDLEERQNS, from the coding sequence GTGAAGAAACGCAAGGTCAACAATCTGCTGGCGCTGGCCGTGTTGTCGTACCTCACCCAGCGGCCGATGCATCCGTACGAGCTGAGCAGGTCCCTGCGCGACAACGGCGACGACCGCAGCATCAAGTTCACCCACGCCTCGCTCTACATGGTGGTCGGTCAGCTCGCCAGGGCCGGGTTCGTCACCGAGCACGAGACCACCCGCGAGGGCGGGCGCCCCGAGCGGACGGTCTACGCCCTCACCGACGCCGGGCGGGAGGAGCTGCACGACTGGATGCGCGAGCTGGTCGGGGAACCGAGCCACGAGTACCCCCAGTTCGTCGCCGCACTCTCCCTGATCGCGGCCCTGCCGCCGCAGGAAGTGCTCGACCTGCTCGACCACCGTCTCGCCCGCCTTGCCGAACAACGGGCCGAGATTCGCGAGCTGGTCGACCGGGCGGTCGCGGGTGGCGTCCACCCGCTGTTCCTGGTCGAGGAGGAGTACCGCCTCGCGCTCCTGGACGCCGAGGCCGAGTTCGTACGGGACTTCGTTCGGCGCATCACCGATCCCGAGGCCGGCTGGGGGCCCCTGTGGGCGACCTTCCACGACCGGACGGGCGATCTCGAGGAAAGGCAGAACTCATGA
- a CDS encoding FAD-dependent oxidoreductase, whose product MTPPRTALVIGAGIAGPAVAMALQKAGIEPVVYEAHPSGADDLGVFLTLGSNGVHALRVLDAAEPVLALGFPTPGVTLRNHRGRRLGSSRIGVPLADGTTSQTLRRADLYRVLREIAVARGVRFEYGRRLVAAHDTGDAVHAEFADGSETYGDVLVGCDGINSTVRTIIDPAAPAPTYTGLVGTGGYARGVAVDVEPGSYEMVFGRRAFFGYALEPGGEVWWFANLPRPHEPARSELEATTESRWREELESAFAADRGPLLPLVRATPRLLGTGPIHSMPHLPLWHRGRMVVVGDASHAPSPTSGQGASLAVEDAVVLARCLRDLPDPVAALREFEQARRPRVERIIAQAARVNNAKAPGPVGRVVRDAMLPLVLRLTADSKALRESYGYRVEWAAPATTAGFGGGA is encoded by the coding sequence ATGACACCTCCCCGTACCGCTCTGGTCATCGGCGCCGGCATTGCCGGTCCCGCGGTGGCCATGGCACTGCAGAAGGCGGGCATCGAACCCGTCGTGTACGAAGCGCACCCCTCCGGCGCCGACGACCTCGGTGTCTTCCTCACCCTCGGCTCCAACGGTGTGCACGCACTGCGGGTGCTCGACGCGGCCGAACCCGTGCTGGCGCTGGGCTTCCCCACGCCGGGCGTCACCCTGCGCAATCACCGGGGCAGGCGGCTGGGCAGCAGCCGCATCGGGGTGCCACTGGCAGACGGCACCACCAGCCAGACCCTCAGGCGGGCCGATCTCTACCGCGTGCTCCGCGAGATCGCCGTGGCCCGGGGTGTCCGATTCGAGTACGGCCGGCGGCTGGTCGCGGCGCACGACACCGGTGACGCCGTGCACGCGGAGTTCGCCGACGGCAGTGAGACGTACGGCGACGTCCTCGTCGGCTGCGACGGCATCAACTCGACCGTGCGGACGATCATCGACCCGGCGGCTCCGGCGCCCACCTACACCGGGCTGGTCGGCACCGGCGGCTACGCGCGCGGTGTCGCGGTGGACGTGGAGCCCGGAAGCTACGAGATGGTGTTCGGCCGGCGGGCGTTCTTCGGCTACGCCCTGGAGCCGGGCGGTGAGGTGTGGTGGTTCGCCAACCTGCCCCGGCCGCACGAACCGGCACGGAGTGAGCTCGAGGCGACCACGGAGTCGCGGTGGCGGGAGGAACTCGAGTCGGCCTTCGCCGCAGACCGCGGTCCGCTGCTCCCGCTGGTCCGGGCCACGCCGCGGTTGCTGGGCACCGGCCCGATCCACTCGATGCCGCATCTGCCCCTCTGGCATCGGGGCCGGATGGTCGTGGTGGGCGACGCCTCGCACGCGCCCTCGCCGACGTCCGGCCAGGGTGCCTCGCTCGCCGTCGAGGACGCGGTGGTGCTGGCGAGGTGCCTGCGCGACCTGCCGGATCCGGTGGCGGCGCTGCGGGAGTTCGAGCAGGCCAGGCGGCCCCGGGTCGAGCGGATCATCGCGCAGGCGGCCCGCGTCAACAACGCCAAGGCGCCGGGACCGGTCGGCCGGGTCGTCCGGGACGCGATGTTGCCGCTGGTCCTCCGGCTGACCGCGGACAGCAAGGCGCTACGCGAGTCCTACGGGTATCGCGTGGAGTGGGCGGCTCCGGCGACGACGGCGGGCTTTGGGGGTGGTGCCTGA